One region of Mesobacillus boroniphilus genomic DNA includes:
- a CDS encoding ABC transporter permease, protein MRNTIVSLISIILGLVAGGILMLFIGSNPIEGYSYLLQGALKNLERIGNTLATATPLVFTGLSVAFAFRTGLFNIGASGQMLVGGLAATAVALTFDLSRPILLLVMVLAGLVAGALWAFIPGLLKAKFNVHEVVSTIMMNWIAYWTIYYIVPGYFKGEFLETESKKLAETDTLRAPFLTEMFDGSYINLGLFLAVIAVIIIAFIIDKTTLGFELKAVGFNRFAAEYAGMKVNRNIILSMLISGALAGVGGVALYTGNASSIQIGILPAQGYDGIAVALLGANHPVGVFFAAVLFGILYSGTGFMNAMTEIPPELANTIIAIIIYFAATSVMIERLLNKFKARKSNKEDKSGPVVEKGDS, encoded by the coding sequence TTATTTTAGGTTTGGTGGCCGGAGGGATTTTGATGCTTTTCATCGGAAGCAATCCGATTGAAGGCTACTCTTATTTGCTGCAGGGAGCATTGAAAAACCTAGAGCGTATCGGTAATACTTTGGCAACAGCAACTCCGCTTGTATTCACTGGCTTGTCTGTCGCTTTTGCTTTCCGTACAGGTCTTTTTAACATTGGGGCATCAGGACAGATGCTAGTTGGGGGCCTTGCTGCGACAGCAGTCGCCTTGACTTTCGATTTATCCAGGCCAATCCTTCTTTTGGTTATGGTCCTTGCAGGCCTGGTCGCTGGTGCCTTATGGGCTTTCATTCCCGGTTTGCTAAAAGCAAAGTTCAATGTTCATGAAGTTGTTTCGACAATCATGATGAACTGGATCGCCTACTGGACGATTTACTATATTGTACCTGGGTATTTCAAGGGAGAATTTCTTGAGACAGAATCTAAGAAACTGGCAGAAACAGATACTTTAAGAGCTCCATTCCTGACAGAGATGTTTGATGGATCTTATATTAACTTAGGTCTGTTCCTTGCAGTCATTGCAGTAATCATTATTGCCTTCATCATCGATAAGACGACTTTGGGATTCGAGTTGAAGGCAGTTGGGTTTAACAGATTTGCTGCGGAATATGCAGGTATGAAAGTTAACCGTAACATCATATTATCCATGTTGATTTCAGGTGCACTTGCTGGTGTCGGCGGGGTAGCATTGTACACAGGAAATGCTTCAAGCATTCAAATTGGTATTCTGCCTGCACAGGGTTACGATGGCATCGCGGTCGCTCTTCTCGGTGCAAATCATCCGGTAGGTGTATTCTTTGCAGCGGTACTGTTTGGGATTTTATACTCTGGTACGGGATTCATGAATGCCATGACTGAAATTCCACCTGAATTGGCGAATACAATTATCGCGATCATCATTTATTTTGCTGCGACAAGTGTTATGATTGAACGTCTTCTGAATAAATTCAAGGCGAGAAAATCAAACAAAGAAGATAAAAGTGGTCCTGTAGTCGAGAAGGGAGATTCATAA